TTTTTGAATGCTTGTACCGACATTGTTTTTTCCTCTGTGTGCGATCGAAAGATAAGTGCGCATCCGCCTGGCCCATCTGGATCAGGAAGCGGAGAGGAAAGGGATGTCAGGAAGTTTGATTAGGCCTGCACCGCACGATCCGCAACGCCCTGAGCCAACAGGGGGCGGTTTGTACGTCGTGCGCGTCGGATCGCGCTATGCGGTGCGGTTGCGTTTTGCATGGGGGGATTAAACATCAAAACGGGCAGGGTTGGGAAGAAAAAAATAAAACGGCCCGAAACCAAGTGGTTCGGACCGTTTAAATTCTGCAATTCCAAAGGAATTAGCGGCGGATACCCAGCTTTTCGATCAGCGTTTGGTAGCGGCCTTCGTCCTTTGCCTTGACGTAGTCCAGCAGTTTACGGCGCTTGGCTACCAGAGCCAGCAAGCCACGACGGCTGGACATGTCTTTCTTGTGGGACTGCATGTGCTCGGACAGATAGTTGATACGGTC
The window above is part of the Micavibrio aeruginosavorus ARL-13 genome. Proteins encoded here:
- the rpsO gene encoding 30S ribosomal protein S15 — encoded protein: MSNNMNTAARKKDVIAKNQTKKGDTGSPEVQIAVMTDRINYLSEHMQSHKKDMSSRRGLLALVAKRRKLLDYVKAKDEGRYQTLIEKLGIRR